The DNA sequence ACTGGTCCTCGCCGTCCTCGGCGATGGGCGCGTTCAGCGAATGATCGGGCCCCGCCATCCGCCGGTTCATGGTCACGACGTCGTGTTCCGACACGTCGAGCTGGACCGCGATCTTGGTCACGATCTCGGGCGAAAGGTCGCCGTCCTCGATCGCGCGCAACTGGCCCTTGAGCTTGCGCAGCTTGAAGAACAGGCGCTTGTGACGCGGCGTTGTACACAGCCGCACCATCGACCAGGACTTGAGGATGTATTCGAGGATCGCGGCGCGGATCCACCACATGGCATAGGTCGACAACCGGAAGCCGCGGTCGGGATCGAAGCGGCAGATTGCCTGCATCATGCCGACATTGCCCTCGGCAACCAGCTCGGCCAACGGCAGGCCGTAGCCGCGGAAGCCGTGGGCGATCTTGACGATGAGGCCGAGATGGCTCGTGACCAGCGCCTCGGCGGCAGCGCTATCGCGATGCTCGGTCCACCGGCGGGCCAGGAGCTGTTCCTGCTCCGGCTCCAAGGTGCCGTATTGGCGGATCTCCTGCAGATACCGCGTGAGGCTGCTGATCGAAGAACGCTCGGACGCATTGGATTTTGTCGTCATTTCTCGGACCCTCTCAGAAGGCTCCTCAAAATGACCTAGAACCGGATGGCGTGATTGTCGGATGCCATTGCGATTTGTCAAAAATAACCGCATCGATGGCGAACGCGCTTCTGATAGAGGCGGCCTCGCAGGGGCCGGAGGGTTTCGATGGCCGATGACACGCTGATCGACGCGGCCCGGCGGGCGAAGGTCCGGGCTGAGGTTCGTGCGGCGCTGACACGGCGAGATTTCGCGGGAGCGCTGGGGCTTATCGGCGATCGGGCGGATGTGGAGGCACTGGCGCTTGCCGGCGAGGCCCATGGCGGGCTCCGGCAGTTCGATCGGGCGGCGGCAGCCTATGGTGCGGCGTTGCGCCGCGCCCCCGGTCGGTTCGATCTCATGAGCAATCTCGCAAGCACGCTCGTCGAGCTCGACCGGTTCGGCGAGGCCTTGGCGCTGTTCCAGCAGGCACGCGCGGCGGCGCCCGGCAATGCCCGGATCGTGGCCAATCTCGCCAATCTGCTCGATTTCGCCGGTGCCGTCGACGATGCGCTCGTGGCCTACGGTGCTGCCCGCGCGCTCGACCCGGCCGATCGGGAAATTGCGTGCAACCAGGCGATGGCGCTGCTGCGTGCCGGCCGGCTGGACGAGGGCTGGCCGCTGTTCGAGCATCGCCGCCGCGCGCTCGACCCCGCCGAGGCGCAGGTGCCGCGCCTGCCGCCGCTTGCCGAAGCGCCGATGCTGGCGGGTCGGCGGGTCCTGCTGTTCCACGAGCAGGGCTTTGGCGACACGTTGCAGATGCTGCGCTACGTGCCGCTGCTGGCGGGGTGCGGCGCCCAGGTGCTGCTGCGCGTACCGCCGCCGCTCGCCCGGCTCGCCCGTTCGGTCGCAGGCGTGGCGGTCGTGGTGGGCGAGGGCGATGACCCGGGGCCGCTCGACTACCAGGCGCCACTCATGAGTCTGCCGCTCATCTTCGGCACGACGCTCGACACGATTCCTGCGGAGATTCCCTATCTCAGAGCCGATCCGACCCTCGTAGCGGCGTGGCGGCAGCGGCTCGCCGCCCTGCCACGGCCGCGCGTCGGCCTGGTTTGGGCCGGCTCGCCCGACGGCGGGCTCGACCATCGGCGCAGCCTGCGCTTTGCGGCACTTGGGCCGCTTTTTGCCGTGCCGGCCAGCTTCGTCGGCCTGCAGATCGGCCCGGCCGCGGCCGAGTGGGCGCCGCCCGATGGCGTCGCGGCCCTGGACACCACGCCCTGGATCGGCGACTTCGCCGACACCGCAGCGCTCGCGAGCGCGCTCGACCTCCTCGTCACAGTCGACACGTCGGCGGCCCACCTGGCAGCAGCGCTCGGCCGGCCGGTGCTGATGCTGAGCCGCTTCTCGTCCTGCTGGCGCTGGCTGATGCACCGCGAGGACAGCCCCTGGTACCCGACCCTCAGCATTCTACGCCAGCCCCGCCCCGGCGACTGGGCGACCCCGGTCGCCGAGGCGGCGCGCCGGTTGGCCGATTTCCGCCTATAGGTCGACGCCCAGCGCCGCGGCGCGCGCGAGGAGGCGGCGGGCCGCGGTCACGACGGGCAATTCGACGAGACGCCCATCGAGCTCGACGCGATCGCGGCCTTCGGCCACCGCCGCCTCGAACGCGGCGACGAGGCGGCGCGCCCGGCGGATCTCGTCCGGACCGGGTGTGAGCAGCCGGTTGACGATGGCGGCATGGCCGGGTGCGACCAGGCTCTTCGCCAGATAGCCGAGCCGGCGGGCGGCCCGGGTCTCCGTGCCCAGCCCGTCCTCGTCGCCGAACGTATAGGGCCGGTCGATCGCCAGCACGCCGGCGGCGCGGCATTCGACCAGAAAGCGGGCGCGGACATAGGCGAGCTCGTCGCCCGCGCGCGACCGTTCGGCGCCGAGATCGGTCACCATGTCCTCGCTCGCAACGAGGCAGGCGGTGACGCGCGGGCTCGCCTCGGCGATGGCGATCGTGCGCACCAGGCCCGCAGCACTCTCGATATTGGGCACGATCTCGGTCGACCCGGCCGGAAGGCCGAGCGCCGTCTCCAGCGCGCCGATCGCCTGGTCGAGCGCGCGTACTTGGTCGGCGCTCGCGACCTTCGACATCATGACGATCCGGGGCCGTCCCGCCATGACCGAAGTCAAGTCGTCGCGGCCGACGGTCTCGAACGGGTTGATGCGCACGGCGGCAAGCCGGCCGGCCCGGCGCCAGGTCTCCATGACCTCCGGCGCGAGTTGCCGCGCCTCGGCGCGCCGGGCCGGCGGGGTGAAATCCTCGAGCTCCTGGATCAGTACGTCGGCGCCGCACGCCGCGGCGTCGATGAGCGTCCGCCGCTCGGCACCGGGCAGGAACAGCCAGGAACGTCGCGGCTGCGGGATCTCGTCGGTCATGTGCCCCTCCCTTGCCGCTCAAGATGGACCGACGCGAATGGCGACGGAAGGGGGTGCTCGACGCGGGCGCTTAGGGCCGGCAGATCGGGCAGCTGTGCGGGCCGCTCAGCGCTCCCTGCCGCTTGACGTAGGCGGCGAGTTCGTAAGCGTCATCGCGGTCGTGGAACGGACCGTGCCAGCGCGCGCCGTGAATGATGTTCGAGACATGGCCCTCGTTGAAGCGCGGGCAGCCGGCCACATGAATCCAGAGCGCCGACCGCGTGAAACTCTCCTGCACCCAGAACACACCCATCACCCATTCCCCTGACCGGCGGCCCGAACCCAAAGTGGCCGCTGAGGCGGAGAACGCTATAGCCCGTTCGCAGTTGCAGCATGACGCGCAAAAGACGCGCGCCAAATGGTCGCTTTCGGCGGTTGACGGGCGGGGCGCTTGACCACGTGATTTCGCCGCGCCCAATCCCGGCGCTTCCCCTCGACGAAGCGAGCCGCCCCCCGTATCCTGGGCACGAAGGCGTTGGACACAATCAAAAATTGAGCGTTCCGGCTTAGGCCGGCCACACGTGGTAAACCGTCGCTTCGCCGGCCCTCAGGGTGCGGCTGGCGCGGTCCGCCGCATCGAGCACGAGCTGGGTTTCACGGGTGCTGCCGCACTGCCGAGGGAGGAGCCAGGACATGATCAGCTATTATAATTTGGGCCCGGATGAGCCGATCAACCGGATCGTCTATGCGGGAAGCCACGACGCCGGCATCACGAGCGGCTCGCCCAACGTCCAGACCCAGTTCACGGATGTCTTCGGCCAGGCGAAGACCGGCGTCCGCCTGTTCGACCTCCGCATTGCGGCGATGTCGACGGGAGACAAGACCGGCGGCACGAAGAATGCGCAGCTGCGCGCCTTCCACGCCGACGGCCTCCTGAAGAAGGACGAGACGAAGACCCGGTTCGTGCCGGAACTGGGCCGCACCGAAACCATCACGCGCACCAAGCTCCGGGGCGGCGGTTTCGGGTTGACGCACGACACGATCCTGGCGGGCGCGCGGGTCTTCGTGGAGAACGAAGGCGCCAGCGAATTCCTGATGCTCAAATTCGACAAATGCACCAACTGGCCGCTGATCGCGGAGGCCTGCGTCAACGTGCTGGGCGACGCGATCTACACGGGCGGCGGCAATCTCAACAAGAAGACCCAGCGGGACCTGCGCGGCAAGGTGATCGTGCTCTTCATGCCGGAGGGGCTCGAGGTGGTTCAACGCGATTTCCCGCCGAAATCCGGCATCCTCGGCATCCGGAACCTGGCGGGCGGCGACCCGTACGAGGAAGACTTCGACGGCCTGCAATATTACGGCAAGGGCGGCACCTCGCCGTTCAAGCCCTTCATGAAGATTTCGCAAAACGTGAAGAAGCAGAAAAAGCTGATGAAGAAGGGCGGCCACGGCAACCCGGACGTCATGGGCATGATGTACTGGACGACCACGGGCCTGTTGGAAAGCATCCGCGATCGAAACGATACGATGTGGACCGCGCCCAACAAGGCGAAGCTCAGGGCCTTGTGGAACCGAGGCATGGGCGATTCGATCAGGGCGGCGGCACCCGACAACGTCGACCTGGACTCCTTCGCCGCCGGGTCGGTCATCAAGACCTTCATGCCGAATTTCGTGATGATCGACTTCGCCGACGCAAACAAATGTGACGAGATCTATCAGCTGAACAACGTGCCGGCGACCGAGCTCGTCGGGCTGGACGACGCGGCGGATTAGGGGGCTCCCTGCGCGACGAGATCATCGGTGGCGCGTATGCGGC is a window from the Aliidongia dinghuensis genome containing:
- a CDS encoding HpcH/HpaI aldolase/citrate lyase family protein translates to MTDEIPQPRRSWLFLPGAERRTLIDAAACGADVLIQELEDFTPPARRAEARQLAPEVMETWRRAGRLAAVRINPFETVGRDDLTSVMAGRPRIVMMSKVASADQVRALDQAIGALETALGLPAGSTEIVPNIESAAGLVRTIAIAEASPRVTACLVASEDMVTDLGAERSRAGDELAYVRARFLVECRAAGVLAIDRPYTFGDEDGLGTETRAARRLGYLAKSLVAPGHAAIVNRLLTPGPDEIRRARRLVAAFEAAVAEGRDRVELDGRLVELPVVTAARRLLARAAALGVDL
- the rpoH gene encoding RNA polymerase sigma factor RpoH, whose product is MTTKSNASERSSISSLTRYLQEIRQYGTLEPEQEQLLARRWTEHRDSAAAEALVTSHLGLIVKIAHGFRGYGLPLAELVAEGNVGMMQAICRFDPDRGFRLSTYAMWWIRAAILEYILKSWSMVRLCTTPRHKRLFFKLRKLKGQLRAIEDGDLSPEIVTKIAVQLDVSEHDVVTMNRRMAGPDHSLNAPIAEDGEDQWQDWLVDPAESVETELGNRQEFNARRVLMWAAMDHLSERERHILTERRLRERPLKLDELASHYGVSRERIRQIEERAFRKLQEAVGTIAPRPGAKQPPALQMDALPAAMRPMVAPPAIAEARVRPFAPQQPDWDQVANPYSGAFPPRPEADWALEPVIAG
- a CDS encoding PI-PLC domain-containing protein, yielding MISYYNLGPDEPINRIVYAGSHDAGITSGSPNVQTQFTDVFGQAKTGVRLFDLRIAAMSTGDKTGGTKNAQLRAFHADGLLKKDETKTRFVPELGRTETITRTKLRGGGFGLTHDTILAGARVFVENEGASEFLMLKFDKCTNWPLIAEACVNVLGDAIYTGGGNLNKKTQRDLRGKVIVLFMPEGLEVVQRDFPPKSGILGIRNLAGGDPYEEDFDGLQYYGKGGTSPFKPFMKISQNVKKQKKLMKKGGHGNPDVMGMMYWTTTGLLESIRDRNDTMWTAPNKAKLRALWNRGMGDSIRAAAPDNVDLDSFAAGSVIKTFMPNFVMIDFADANKCDEIYQLNNVPATELVGLDDAAD
- a CDS encoding tetratricopeptide repeat protein, which translates into the protein MADDTLIDAARRAKVRAEVRAALTRRDFAGALGLIGDRADVEALALAGEAHGGLRQFDRAAAAYGAALRRAPGRFDLMSNLASTLVELDRFGEALALFQQARAAAPGNARIVANLANLLDFAGAVDDALVAYGAARALDPADREIACNQAMALLRAGRLDEGWPLFEHRRRALDPAEAQVPRLPPLAEAPMLAGRRVLLFHEQGFGDTLQMLRYVPLLAGCGAQVLLRVPPPLARLARSVAGVAVVVGEGDDPGPLDYQAPLMSLPLIFGTTLDTIPAEIPYLRADPTLVAAWRQRLAALPRPRVGLVWAGSPDGGLDHRRSLRFAALGPLFAVPASFVGLQIGPAAAEWAPPDGVAALDTTPWIGDFADTAALASALDLLVTVDTSAAHLAAALGRPVLMLSRFSSCWRWLMHREDSPWYPTLSILRQPRPGDWATPVAEAARRLADFRL